TCCCCCCTAAGGGCGGCAAGGTGTTGACAATATGTAGCCTGTAGGCTACAATAGAGTTGTGATCGAGATCCGCAAAACGGACGTGTTTGCCGGTTGGCTTGACAGCCTGGACGATATTCGGGGCCGGGCACGTGTTATGGCACGGATTGAAAGGCTGGCCACGGGAAACCCTGGGGACGTGAAACCGGTAGGTGAAGGTGTTTCGGAGCTGAGGATCGATCACGGACCGGGTTATCGGGTCTATTTCAAACAGTTCGGGTCTCATGTGGTGGTTCTGCTGGCGGGTGGTGACAAAGGGACGCAGGTCAGGGATATCAAAGCAGCCCTGCGTCTTGCGAGAAACATACAGGGGTGACGTTATGAAGAAAGTAGTGACGACTCGATATGATGTCGCGGAGCATCTTCGTACTCCGGAGGAAATGGCCGCGTACCTTGAAGCATGCATTGAAGAGTCGAACGGCGACGCGGCGTTCATCGCTAAAGCCCTCGGCGACATCGCCCGCGCCAAAGGCATGTCCCAGGTGGCGCGGGATGCCGGCCTGTCCCGCGAAAGTCTTTACAGGGCATTATCCGGAGAGAGAAGCCCCGGCTTCGACACGATCCTCAAGGTGATACGCGCCCTGGGCTTGACGCTGCATGCGGGGGCAGCGGGAAGGACGGCCTAAGAAAGAAGGGCTTGAACCGCTTGAACGCTAGGAAAAGGCGGAAGACTGTCGTTAAGAAATTAAGAGACCCTTCACTGTTTCCTGCAGTAAGTCTGAGGTGTTATGAAGGATAACTTGGTTTCGGAGGATGTCCCCTCCGTCTCCCCCGTTGGATTGACTTTGCCCGTGATTGTGTGGTACACGTAAATACGTGAATATGAAAGGAGGTTGTCGTGGATAAACAAAACGTGACCCTGTCTCTTCCCAGATCGCTCCTCAAGAAAGCCAAAACTCTTGCGATCATAAAGGACAAGTCGTTGAGCGAGCTCTTGCGTGAAACACTGGAAGAAAGAGTGAATAAAGAAACAGGGTATCAGAAAGCGAGGAACAGGCAAATAGCCTTCATGGGAAAAGGGATTGATCTTGGCACGCAGGGAAAGATCACCGTTGCAAGAGAAGACCTCCATGAAAGACGCTAAAATGTTCGTCGATACCAACATCCTGGTGTATGCATATGACCTGTCCGCCGGAAATAAACACGATAAAGCGAAAGAGATCGTCAAAAACCTGTGGAGCACGGGGAATGGCCTCATCAGCACCCAGGTCGCACAGGAATTCTTTGTAACGGTAACAAGGAAAATTGCAAAACCGCTTGGCCTGGCGCAGGCTAAGGAGATCGTAACAGACCTGTTGCAATGGAAGACGATAGTAGTCGACGGCTCATTGATAGTGGATGCCATCAATATACAAGAAAAGTACCGGTACTCGTTTTGGGACTCCCTGATCATCGCCTCTGCCGTAGAAGGCGGAGCGGCTGCAATCATTTCAGAGGACCTTTCCGACAAACAAAAGATTGGAAGTGTCACCATCAGCAATCCCTTCGCCGAAAAAGCCACGAAATGAGCGATCGTGCTCCCCGTCCCTTCATCCTCTCTCCAGCACTGCACCGCTTGAATATCCGCCACCAAATAAGGTAATAAGGACCAGGCCGTCTTTTTTGAACCTTCCCAGGCTCTGGGAAAGACAAATGACGGTGCTCGAGCAGCCCGAAAACGCAACGGTTCCCGTGATCCTGCGCTAACGGCTGCCCGGCAAAGAGACTCCACGCTCAGTGTGTGGAGAAAGGCTTCAGATCCTTGCATGGTAGACTGGAGGGTTGACGCTAAAGAGGATATGGATACCCGAACCTGCCTGAAGAAATGACAGAAGCCGAATCTGAGGGGTTGAGTGATTTACTTTTGAACGAACGTACCTGCCCCTCGTGCCCCTCGGGGGCACCATCACCGGCTTAGTTTCGCACTTGCCAGACGGTTCAGGCTAACCCCGGATTCGGCTGCTTCTGTTGCGAGTTTACGATGCACCTGGGGCGGAACACGGACCATAAATCTTCCGCTATAATGCTTGCTCGCGATCGGTTCGGGGATCCGTTCGCCAGTTTCCCGCATATCATTCAGGACATCTTCCACTACCTTCCGGATACCCCTGAGCGCGGTCTCGGGTGTCTCAGCGAGCCAGCTCAGGCTCGGGAACTCAGCACAGGCACCTACGTATTCCCCGTCCTCGGCGGACCAGGTGACGCGATATGTATAATGATCATTTTTTAGAGCCATGTTCAGCCTCCAATTTCTCTATGGCCAGGAGCGCCTGCCGGACCTGATATACTTTGGCCCGGCCCTTTTCGTTCTGGATATTTACCCGGGGGTCGCCCGGCCACGGGGTTTTATAGATCCTGTGGCTGCCACTGCTCTGGCGGGCTTTGCCAAAGTAGTGGTCGCAGACGAGACACAGGTCCCGGTACCGTACATTATTCGGGTTCAACCTCATCTGGGAGACTATGTCCGCTATGCCTGCCACGGGAGTATAGTATCATTAATGGCACTACATGTCAAGAAAGCACCAGGGTAATTCGCCGCTGTTTCGTCCGCGCTGAAGGGGTGGACAAAAAGGGCATGACTCTGATATTCCTAAGACGTACCAAGTCTTGGAACAGGAGGAGCGATGGCAAGGAGGGATACGCCGATGAACGAGGTGACAGAGACGATCTACCAGTGGCACAAGGGAATGAAGCTGCAGCATATCGGCCGGTCCCTGGGAAGAAAAGACAGGGCATGAACAAGTCTGCCAGCTATAACAAGTGATAATCCAAGACGTGACCCCATGAAGTTCGATCCATCCCCGTCGCCCTCGCGACCGCCCTGATTAAATAACCGTTCTGGAGCCTTCTCAAAATATCGACAACATCAACCACCATATACTCCTCTCTCGCCATACCGCCTCCCGTTCGACAAAAAGATAACGGGGGTAGTATGCCCTAATTCGGTGCCGCCCGGGTGGGTGAATTAACCTGAAAAGGTGGGTGAGAGATCCTGAAAAAGGGGTGGGTGAACGATCTTGAAAAACAGACCGTCTAAACGGGTGAGCTGTCTAGAAAAATCACACCGGAAGGGGAATGCCACGGCTCAGAGACGGTCTACTACAAACGTGAGGAGACAAGGGCGTTAAGATACTAAGAGACCATTCACTGTTTCCAGCAGTAATTCTGAGGTGTTATCAAGGATGACTTGGTTTCGGAGGAACGTCCCCTCCGTCTCACCACAGGAAGTATATTACTACAAGACGAAGAGCGGTCGGGAAGTGGACTTCATCCTTCGCGAGAGGAAGGGTTCGAAAATGCTGGTGCAGGTCAGCGAATCACTGGCAGAGCCGCAGGCAAAAAAGCGCGAGATCGCGGCCCTCACGGAAGCCATGGCGGAATTGGACCTGAGGTCGTCCATCATGGTGACCAGGAACGACAGCGGTAAGATGGAGATCGAAAACGGGACCATCGTGTCAAGCGCCACGGTTATTCCCCACTCCGAGAGCCGCGGTAATTCCCCACTTTTCCCGCAGGGGGCGGTTAGTTACTGTCGTGTTTTAGGACCCAGTTTCTTCCTGTAGGATTCTCCTCCGTCAATCATAATGTGATGCGCATGGTGGCTCAACCGGTCAAGTGCCGAGTTCGCCATGACCGGGTCGGGGAAGAGCGTGACCCAGTCCTGTGGCGGCCGGTTGCTGGTGATGACGATGGACGATGTCAGGTAGCGCTCCGCCACCACCTCGTAGATATCCTCCGCCTGCACCTGCGTCAGGGACGTCAGCCCGAAGTCGTCGATGATGAGCAGGTCGGGGTGAAGATACTTCCTGAGCTGCCTCTCCCACGACTGGTCCGCCCGGGAGGCAAAAAGGTGCCGGAACATCTTCGCCGCCTTCACGAAGAGGACGCTGAACCCCCGCCTGCAGGCCTCGTGGCCCAGCGCCTGGGCAAGATGCGTCTTCCCCACGCCGGCCGGTCCGTAGAGGAGAACATGCTCACCTTTCTCCACGAAAAGGCAGGTGGCGAGGTCGGTCATCGCGCCCCTTTTGATCCTCGGGTTGAAGCCGAAGTCGAAGCCCTCCAGGGTCTTCTGCTCCTCGAAGGATGCCTTCTGTATCCTGACGGCGAGCTTCCGTGCCTCCCTGCGCTCGATCTCGTCCTGGATGACGAGGGCGAGGAAGGCCGCGTGGGAGAGCTCGTCCTTCTGCGCCTGGGCGATGCGCAGTTCGATGGTCTCCATGAACCCGCCGAGCTTGAGCTTCTTCAACTGGTCGACAAGGTGGTGGTCAATCATGGGCCACCTCCCCGGCGAAGTACGCCGGTTCCCGCAGGAACATCCTTCCCAGGTCCGAAAGCGGTGCCGCCGCGGTCTCCTCCCCGGTGCCGGTCATCGGATTCTCCAGCATGGTCTTTATGCTCCTGTACCGGGTGTTGCCGTAGTCAAGGGCACGCTGTGCCACCGTCTCGATCTCCGCCGGGTACTTGTCCGCGAGGCGCAGCAGGGCCTGGGCCTTGCGCAGGTTCCGCATGGCGTTCTCCCTGAGGACGGCGGTTATGAGCCTCTCCGTATGGGGGCCGAACCCGGCTGCCTTCCTCCTGCACCACGTCGGTGTCGCCATGAGGAAGGCGAGCTTCTCCGGCGGGTAGTCTGTGTGGTCCGTCACCCACTGTCCCGGACCGTGGGCCCGGGGATGGACCTTCACCCTCTCGTGGTTGAGGAAGACCTCCACGGTCTTCCCGGTCCCCTTCGCC
This portion of the Syntrophorhabdaceae bacterium genome encodes:
- a CDS encoding type II toxin-antitoxin system RelE/ParE family toxin — protein: MIEIRKTDVFAGWLDSLDDIRGRARVMARIERLATGNPGDVKPVGEGVSELRIDHGPGYRVYFKQFGSHVVVLLAGGDKGTQVRDIKAALRLARNIQG
- the istB gene encoding IS21-like element helper ATPase IstB, with the translated sequence MIDHHLVDQLKKLKLGGFMETIELRIAQAQKDELSHAAFLALVIQDEIERREARKLAVRIQKASFEEQKTLEGFDFGFNPRIKRGAMTDLATCLFVEKGEHVLLYGPAGVGKTHLAQALGHEACRRGFSVLFVKAAKMFRHLFASRADQSWERQLRKYLHPDLLIIDDFGLTSLTQVQAEDIYEVVAERYLTSSIVITSNRPPQDWVTLFPDPVMANSALDRLSHHAHHIMIDGGESYRKKLGPKTRQ
- a CDS encoding putative addiction module antidote protein, which encodes MKKVVTTRYDVAEHLRTPEEMAAYLEACIEESNGDAAFIAKALGDIARAKGMSQVARDAGLSRESLYRALSGERSPGFDTILKVIRALGLTLHAGAAGRTA
- a CDS encoding PIN domain-containing protein, yielding MKDAKMFVDTNILVYAYDLSAGNKHDKAKEIVKNLWSTGNGLISTQVAQEFFVTVTRKIAKPLGLAQAKEIVTDLLQWKTIVVDGSLIVDAINIQEKYRYSFWDSLIIASAVEGGAAAIISEDLSDKQKIGSVTISNPFAEKATK